A region from the Lagopus muta isolate bLagMut1 chromosome 27, bLagMut1 primary, whole genome shotgun sequence genome encodes:
- the CHMP7 gene encoding charged multivesicular body protein 7, with protein MCSPGRAPPGPAPAGDLPPEWETDDERMAFLFSAFKQSREVNSTEWDSKMAFWVGLVLGRGRRRGAVRTCLRELQNGFERRGSVPLGLGTVLRELLRRGKMQRESDFMASVDSSWISWGVGVFILKPLKWTLSSVLGDSKVPEEEEVLIYVELLQEKAEEVYRLYQNSVLSSHPVVALSELRSLCAGVCPDERTFYLLLLQLQKEKKVTILEQNGEKIVKFARGLHAKVSPMNDVDIGVYQLMQSEQLLSQKVESLSQEAEKCKEDARNACRAGKKQLALRCLKSKRRTERRIEELHSKLDAVQGILDRIYASQTDQMVFNAYQAGVGALKLSMKDVTVEKAENLVDQIQELCDTQDEVAQTLAGAGVNGLEMDSEDLEKELDSLLQDSAKEPVHLHPVPPKEPDSGFVGAILDAELEAELEKLSVCDEDLAQDAPSASSEPQTALGLEL; from the exons ATGTGCAGCCCGGGGAGGGCGCCCCCTGGGCCGGCCCCGGCGGGGGACCTGCCGCCCGAGTGGGAGACGGACGACGAGCGTATGGCTTTTCTGTTCTCGGCTTTTAAGCAGAGCCGTGAAGTGAACAGCACCGAGTGGGACAGCAAGATGGCCTTCTGGGTCGGGCTGGTGCTgggccggggccgccgccgcggTGCCGTTCGTACCTGTCTGCGAGAGCTGCAGAACGGCTTCGAGCGGCGGGGCAGCGTGCCGCTGGGCCTCGGCACCGTGCTGCGGGAGCTGCTCAG ACGTGGCAAGATGCAGAGGGAGTCGGACTTCATGGCCAGTGTGGACAGCAGTTGGATCTCTTGGGGTGTGGGAGTCTTCATCCTGAAGCCTCTGAAGTGGACGCTCTCAAGTGTGCTGGGTGACAGCAAAGTacctgaggaggaggaagttcTGATTTATGTGGAGCTACTTCAG gagaaagcagaggaggTTTATCGCCTGTACCAGAACTCTGTGCTTTCATCTCACCCCGTCGTTGCCCTCTCTGAGCTGCGTTCCCTCTGCGCTGGTGTTTGTCCAGATGAAAGAACGTTCTacttgctgctgctccagctgcaaaaggaaaagaaagtcaCAATCCTGGAACAGAATGGAGAGAAG aTAGTGAAGTTTGCCAGAGGACTTCATGCCAAAGTCTCTCCAATGAATGACGTGGACATCGGAGTCTATCAGCTGATGCAGAGCGAGCAGCTGCTGTCACAGAAGGTGGAGTCCCTTTCCCAGGAAGCAGAGAA ATGTAAAGAAGATGCCCGGAATGCTTGTAGAGCTGGGAAAAAGCAACTG GCTCTGAGATGTCTGAAGTCCAAACGAAGGACAGAAAGGCGCATTGAGGAGCTTCATTCCAAGCTGGATGCAGTGCAGGGGATCTTGGATCGGATCTACGCTTCCCAGACCGACCAGATG gtgTTTAATGCCTATCAGGCTGGTGTGGGTGCTTTGAAACTCTCTATGAAGGATGTTACTGTGGAGAAGGCAGAGAACCTGGTAGATCAGATACAGGAG CTTTGTGATACTCAAGATGAAGTAGCCCAGACTCTGGCTGGAGCAGGGGTCAATGGTTTGG AGATGGACTCGGAGGATCTGGAGAAGGAGCTGGACAGCCTCCTCCAGGACTCTGCTAAGGAGCCTGTCCACCTTCACCCCGTGCCCCCAAAGGAGCCGGATTCTGGATTTGTAGGAGCCATTTTGGATGCTGAGCTTGAAGCTGAGTTGGAAAAGCTCTCTGTTTGTGACGAAG ATCTGGCACAAGATGCTCCATCGGCTTCCTCTGAACCCCAAACAGCTCTGGGACTGGAGCTCTAA
- the RHOBTB2 gene encoding rho-related BTB domain-containing protein 2 isoform X1 yields the protein MDPKGKGSPTVTMTALARSLSQLMDSDMDYERPNVETIKCVVVGDNAVGKTRLICARACNATLTQYQLLATHVPTVWAIDQYRVCQEVLERSRDVVDDVSVSLRLWDTFGDHHKDRRFAYGRSDVVVLCFSIANPNSLHHVKTMWYPEIKHFCPRAPVILVGCQLDLRYADLEAVNRARRPLARPIKPNEILPPEKGREVAKELGIPYYETSVVAQFGIKDVFDNAIRAALISRRHLQFWKSHLRNVQRPLLQAPFLPPRPPPPIIVVPDPPSNNEEHPAHLLEDPLCADVILVLQEKIKIYAHKIYLSTSSSKFYDLFLMDLSEEDQQSSAGHGFGVAVTAAAERMLHQEERHHGRDFLLRAASFDICESTEEGGSGQRKPCLRASTSDGILRGNRYENGERGLRRGRDLSSWSRAFISIQEEMAEDPLTYKSKLMVVVKMDASIQPGPFRAVLKYLYTGELDEKERDLMHIAHIAELLEVFDLRMMVANILNNEAFMNQEITKAFHVRRTNRVKECLAKGTFSDVTFVLDDGAISAHKPLLISSCDWMAAMFGGPFVESSTNEVALPYTSKSCMRAVLEYLYTGQFSSSPDLDDMKLIILANRLCLPHLVALTEQYTVTGLMEAAQMMVDIDGDVLVFLELAQFHCAYQLADWCLHHICTNYNNVCRKFPRDMKAMSGENQEYFEKHRWPPVWYLKEEDHYQRAKKEREKEDYLHLKRQPKRRWLFWNSPSSSPSSSAATASSSSSSSSSSAVV from the exons ATGGACCCCAAAGGGAAGGGCAGCCCCACGGTGACAATGACAGCGTTGGCACGCAGCCT GTCCCAATTAATGGATTCTGACATGGATTATGAGAGGCCAAACGTAGAAACTATCAAGTGCGTCGTGGTCGGGGACAACGCGGTGGGCAAGACCCGGCTCATCTGCGCCCGCGCCTGCAACGCCACGCTCACCCAGTACCAGCTCCTCGCCACCCACGTGCCCACGGTGTGGGCCATCGACCAGTACCGTGTGTGCCAGGAG GTGCTGGAGCGCTCGCGGGATGTGGTAGATGATGTTAGCGTGTCCCTGCGGCTCTGGGACACCTTTGGAGACCACCACAAAGACCGGCGCTTTGCGTATGGCAG atCCGACGTCGTGGTTCTGTGCTTCTCCATCGCCAACCCCAACTCCCTGCACCATGTGAAGACCATGTGGTACCCGGAGATCAAACACTTCTGTCCCCGCGCGCCCGTCATCCTGGTGGGCTGCCAGCTGGACCTGCGCTACGCCGACCTGGAGGCCGTCAACCGGGCACGGCGTCCCTTGGCCAG gccaaTCAAACCCAACGAGATCCTTCCcccagagaagggaagggaggtggCCAAAGAACTGGGGATCCCCTATTACGAGACGAGCGTGGTGGCTCAGTTTGGCATCAAGGACGTCTTCGACAACGCCATCCGTGCTGCCCTCATCTCCCGCCGTCACCTGCAGTTCTGGAAGTCCCATCTACGCAACGTGCAGCGGCCCCTCCTCCAAGCCCCCTTCCTGCCCCCCAGGCCCCCTCCGCCCATCATCGTGGTGCCGGATCCCCCGTCCAACAACGAGGAGCACCCGGCCCACCTCTTGGAGGACCCCCTGTGCGCGGACGTCATCCTGGTGCTGCAAGAGAAGATCAAAATCTACGCTCACAAGATCtacctctccacctcctcctccaagTTTTACGACCTGTTCCTCATGGACCTGAGCGAGGAGgaccagcagagcagtgcagggcaTGGTTTTGGGGTTGCCGTCACCGCAGCGGCCGAGAGGATGCTGCACCAAGAGGAGAGGCATCACGGACGGGATTTCCTCCTCCGAGCTGCGAGCTTTGATATCTGTGAAAGCACCGAGGAGGGCGGCTCCGGCCAGCGAAAACCGTGCCTTAGAGCCTCCACCAGTGATGGGATCCTACGGGGGAACCGCTACGAGAACGGGGAGCGCGGGCTGCGACGGGGACGGGACCTCTCCTCTTGGAGCCGGGCCTTCATCAGCATCCAGGAGGAGATGGCCGAAGACCCGTTGACCTACAAATCCAagctgatggtggtggtgaAGATGGATGCTTCCATCCAACCGGGCCCTTTCCGGGCCGTGCTGAAGTATTTGTACACCGGGGAGCTGGATGAGAAGGAGCGGGACCTCATGCACATCGCTCACATCgcggagctgctggaggtgtTCGACCTCCGCATGATGGTGGCCAACATCCTCAACAACGAGGCGTTCATGAACCAGGAGATCACCAAAGCCTTCCACGTCCGGAGGACGAACCGGGTGAAGGAATGCCTGGCCAAGGGGACTTTCTCGG ATGTCACCTTCGTGCTGGATGACGGTGCTATCAGTGCCCACAAGCCCCTGCTCATCTCCAGCTGCGACTGGATGGCCGCAATGTTCGGCGGTCCCTTCGTGGAGAGCTCCACTAATGAG GTGGCACTTCCTTACACCAGCAAGAGCTGCATGCGGGCCGTGCTGGAGTATCTTTACACGGGGCAGTTCAGCTCCAGCCCTGACCTCGATGACATGAAGCTCATCATCTTGGCCAACCGCCTCTGCCTGCCCCACTTGGTGGCTCTTACCG AGCAGTACACCGTCACCGGGCTGATGGAAGCTGCGCAGATGATGGTGGACATCGATGGGGACGTGCTGGTGTTCCTGGAGCTGGCACAG TTCCACTGCGCCTACCAGCTCGCCGACTGGTGCCTCCACCACATCTGCACCAACTACAACAACGTCTGCCGCAAGTTTCCCCGCGACATGAAGGCCATGTCGGGAG AGAACCAGGAGTACTTCGAGAAGCACCGCTGGCCGCCGGTGTGGTACCTGAAGGAGGAGGACCACTACCAGCGGGCCAAGAAGGAGCGGGAGAAGGAAGACTACCTCCACCTCAAACGGCAGCCCAAGAGGCGGTGGCTCTTCTGGAactccccttcctcctctccttcatCGTCGGCGGCCAcagcctcctcctcttcctcctcctcctcctcctcggctGTGGTTTGA
- the LOC125685252 gene encoding tumor necrosis factor receptor superfamily member 10B-like isoform X4 yields the protein MRSAALRLCPVLLLLLAKVHLGSAAAVKKRAGESDVLEPDLYSKKCPMGTYLANDSSKCLPCKKDEYTEYPNDFPKCLGCRTCREDQVEVSPCIPTRNTQCACKNGTFCLPDHPCEMCQKCQTRCPKGQMRIAPCTQHSDLQCGPPLDISFSFSTGIITIIVLVVGLVFLLVFLCLCCRHYGAGGGGDLCRKPSAVVNRLLQRMGIQDNNCNEQIYLNQQQQQQLLAAAQGSEVPRGVEMEEVAPRTSDPNVETQKKLVPVPGKDPLSVLSSSFNTFVEFVPFPEWRRFGRTLGLRENNLYQAEQNDRGSGEPLYQMLNMWLNKEGSKASVNTLLETLSQINLSGVADLIASELVRNGYFQYEVS from the exons ATGCGCTCAGCTGCGCTCCGCTTGTGCCCCGTCCTGCTGCTACTGTTGGCG AAGGTTCATTTGGGATCTGCTGCGGCAGTGAAGAAGCGGGCAGGCGAGTCAGATGTCCTGGAACCAGACCTCTACAGCAAAAAGTGTCCTATGG GCACCTATTTGGCAAATGACTCCTCCAAGTGCCTCCCATGTAAGAAAGATGAGTACACCGAGTATCCAAACGACTTCCCCAAGTGCCTGGGCTGCCGGACGTGTAGGGAAG ACCAGGTGGAGGTGAGTCCCTGCATCCCCACCAGGAACACGCAGTGCGCCTGCAAGAACGGCACCTTCTGCTTACCTGACCACCCCTGTGAGATGTGCCAAAAGTGCCAAACCCG GTGCCCCAAAGGACAAATGAGGATAGCTCCATGCACGCAGCACAGCGACCTGCAGTGCGGTCCTCCCTTGGACAtctccttcagcttctcca CAGGCATCATTACCATCATCGTGCTGGTTGTGGGCCTGGTGTTCCTGCTGGTGTTCTTATGCTTGTGCTGCAGACACTACGGTGCAG ggGGTGGCGGAGATCTGTGCAGGAAGCCCAGCGCCGTGGTG AACAGACTGTTGCAGAGGATGGGGATTCAGGACAACAACTGCAATGAGCAGATCTACCtgaaccagcagcagcagcagcagctgctcgcCGCAGCGCAGGGCTCAGAGGTTCCCCGTGGTGTGGAGATGGAG GAGGTGGCACCAAGAACTTCAGATCCCAACGTGGAAACCCAGAAGAAGCTGGTTCCAGTGCCAGGAAAGGACCCCCTAAGCG TTTTGTCTTCCTCTTTCAACACCTTTGTCGAGTTTGTGCCCTTCCCTGAATGGAGGAGATTCGGCCGAACCCTCGGTCTGCGGGAAAACAACCTTTATCAGGCAGAGCAGAACGACAGAGGCTCAGGGGAGCCCTTATATCAGATGCTCAACATGTGGCTCAACAAAGAAGGCAGCAAAGCCTCCGTGAATACACTGCTGGAGACCCTGTCCCAGATCAACCTCAGCGGCGTGGCAGACCTAATTGCCTCCGAACTGGTTAGGAATGGATATTTCCAGTATGAAGTGAGCTGA
- the RHOBTB2 gene encoding rho-related BTB domain-containing protein 2 isoform X2, with product MDSDMDYERPNVETIKCVVVGDNAVGKTRLICARACNATLTQYQLLATHVPTVWAIDQYRVCQEVLERSRDVVDDVSVSLRLWDTFGDHHKDRRFAYGRSDVVVLCFSIANPNSLHHVKTMWYPEIKHFCPRAPVILVGCQLDLRYADLEAVNRARRPLARPIKPNEILPPEKGREVAKELGIPYYETSVVAQFGIKDVFDNAIRAALISRRHLQFWKSHLRNVQRPLLQAPFLPPRPPPPIIVVPDPPSNNEEHPAHLLEDPLCADVILVLQEKIKIYAHKIYLSTSSSKFYDLFLMDLSEEDQQSSAGHGFGVAVTAAAERMLHQEERHHGRDFLLRAASFDICESTEEGGSGQRKPCLRASTSDGILRGNRYENGERGLRRGRDLSSWSRAFISIQEEMAEDPLTYKSKLMVVVKMDASIQPGPFRAVLKYLYTGELDEKERDLMHIAHIAELLEVFDLRMMVANILNNEAFMNQEITKAFHVRRTNRVKECLAKGTFSDVTFVLDDGAISAHKPLLISSCDWMAAMFGGPFVESSTNEVALPYTSKSCMRAVLEYLYTGQFSSSPDLDDMKLIILANRLCLPHLVALTEQYTVTGLMEAAQMMVDIDGDVLVFLELAQFHCAYQLADWCLHHICTNYNNVCRKFPRDMKAMSGENQEYFEKHRWPPVWYLKEEDHYQRAKKEREKEDYLHLKRQPKRRWLFWNSPSSSPSSSAATASSSSSSSSSSAVV from the exons ATGGATTCTGACATGGATTATGAGAGGCCAAACGTAGAAACTATCAAGTGCGTCGTGGTCGGGGACAACGCGGTGGGCAAGACCCGGCTCATCTGCGCCCGCGCCTGCAACGCCACGCTCACCCAGTACCAGCTCCTCGCCACCCACGTGCCCACGGTGTGGGCCATCGACCAGTACCGTGTGTGCCAGGAG GTGCTGGAGCGCTCGCGGGATGTGGTAGATGATGTTAGCGTGTCCCTGCGGCTCTGGGACACCTTTGGAGACCACCACAAAGACCGGCGCTTTGCGTATGGCAG atCCGACGTCGTGGTTCTGTGCTTCTCCATCGCCAACCCCAACTCCCTGCACCATGTGAAGACCATGTGGTACCCGGAGATCAAACACTTCTGTCCCCGCGCGCCCGTCATCCTGGTGGGCTGCCAGCTGGACCTGCGCTACGCCGACCTGGAGGCCGTCAACCGGGCACGGCGTCCCTTGGCCAG gccaaTCAAACCCAACGAGATCCTTCCcccagagaagggaagggaggtggCCAAAGAACTGGGGATCCCCTATTACGAGACGAGCGTGGTGGCTCAGTTTGGCATCAAGGACGTCTTCGACAACGCCATCCGTGCTGCCCTCATCTCCCGCCGTCACCTGCAGTTCTGGAAGTCCCATCTACGCAACGTGCAGCGGCCCCTCCTCCAAGCCCCCTTCCTGCCCCCCAGGCCCCCTCCGCCCATCATCGTGGTGCCGGATCCCCCGTCCAACAACGAGGAGCACCCGGCCCACCTCTTGGAGGACCCCCTGTGCGCGGACGTCATCCTGGTGCTGCAAGAGAAGATCAAAATCTACGCTCACAAGATCtacctctccacctcctcctccaagTTTTACGACCTGTTCCTCATGGACCTGAGCGAGGAGgaccagcagagcagtgcagggcaTGGTTTTGGGGTTGCCGTCACCGCAGCGGCCGAGAGGATGCTGCACCAAGAGGAGAGGCATCACGGACGGGATTTCCTCCTCCGAGCTGCGAGCTTTGATATCTGTGAAAGCACCGAGGAGGGCGGCTCCGGCCAGCGAAAACCGTGCCTTAGAGCCTCCACCAGTGATGGGATCCTACGGGGGAACCGCTACGAGAACGGGGAGCGCGGGCTGCGACGGGGACGGGACCTCTCCTCTTGGAGCCGGGCCTTCATCAGCATCCAGGAGGAGATGGCCGAAGACCCGTTGACCTACAAATCCAagctgatggtggtggtgaAGATGGATGCTTCCATCCAACCGGGCCCTTTCCGGGCCGTGCTGAAGTATTTGTACACCGGGGAGCTGGATGAGAAGGAGCGGGACCTCATGCACATCGCTCACATCgcggagctgctggaggtgtTCGACCTCCGCATGATGGTGGCCAACATCCTCAACAACGAGGCGTTCATGAACCAGGAGATCACCAAAGCCTTCCACGTCCGGAGGACGAACCGGGTGAAGGAATGCCTGGCCAAGGGGACTTTCTCGG ATGTCACCTTCGTGCTGGATGACGGTGCTATCAGTGCCCACAAGCCCCTGCTCATCTCCAGCTGCGACTGGATGGCCGCAATGTTCGGCGGTCCCTTCGTGGAGAGCTCCACTAATGAG GTGGCACTTCCTTACACCAGCAAGAGCTGCATGCGGGCCGTGCTGGAGTATCTTTACACGGGGCAGTTCAGCTCCAGCCCTGACCTCGATGACATGAAGCTCATCATCTTGGCCAACCGCCTCTGCCTGCCCCACTTGGTGGCTCTTACCG AGCAGTACACCGTCACCGGGCTGATGGAAGCTGCGCAGATGATGGTGGACATCGATGGGGACGTGCTGGTGTTCCTGGAGCTGGCACAG TTCCACTGCGCCTACCAGCTCGCCGACTGGTGCCTCCACCACATCTGCACCAACTACAACAACGTCTGCCGCAAGTTTCCCCGCGACATGAAGGCCATGTCGGGAG AGAACCAGGAGTACTTCGAGAAGCACCGCTGGCCGCCGGTGTGGTACCTGAAGGAGGAGGACCACTACCAGCGGGCCAAGAAGGAGCGGGAGAAGGAAGACTACCTCCACCTCAAACGGCAGCCCAAGAGGCGGTGGCTCTTCTGGAactccccttcctcctctccttcatCGTCGGCGGCCAcagcctcctcctcttcctcctcctcctcctcctcggctGTGGTTTGA
- the LOC125685252 gene encoding tumor necrosis factor receptor superfamily member 10A-like isoform X2: MRSAALRLCPVLLLLLAKVHLGSAAAVKKRAGESDVLEPDLYSKKCPMGTYLANDSSKCLPCKKDEYTEYPNDFPKCLGCRTCREDQVEVSPCIPTRNTQCACKNGTFCLPDHPCEMCQKCQTRCPKGQMRIAPCTQHSDLQCGPPLDISFSFSSIITIIVLVVGLVFLLVFLCLCCRHYGAGGGGDLCRKPSAVVVSCAGLCSACSLHCLHGNAVVRGGWFTCSPRCQDGGLQLGCSAFLFQQNRLLQRMGIQDNNCNEQIYLNQQQQQQLLAAAQGSEVPRGVEMEEVAPRTSDPNVETQKKLVPVPGKDPLSVLSSSFNTFVEFVPFPEWRRFGRTLGLRENNLYQAEQNDRGSGEPLYQMLNMWLNKEGSKASVNTLLETLSQINLSGVADLIASELVRNGYFQYEVS, encoded by the exons ATGCGCTCAGCTGCGCTCCGCTTGTGCCCCGTCCTGCTGCTACTGTTGGCG AAGGTTCATTTGGGATCTGCTGCGGCAGTGAAGAAGCGGGCAGGCGAGTCAGATGTCCTGGAACCAGACCTCTACAGCAAAAAGTGTCCTATGG GCACCTATTTGGCAAATGACTCCTCCAAGTGCCTCCCATGTAAGAAAGATGAGTACACCGAGTATCCAAACGACTTCCCCAAGTGCCTGGGCTGCCGGACGTGTAGGGAAG ACCAGGTGGAGGTGAGTCCCTGCATCCCCACCAGGAACACGCAGTGCGCCTGCAAGAACGGCACCTTCTGCTTACCTGACCACCCCTGTGAGATGTGCCAAAAGTGCCAAACCCG GTGCCCCAAAGGACAAATGAGGATAGCTCCATGCACGCAGCACAGCGACCTGCAGTGCGGTCCTCCCTTGGACAtctccttcagcttctcca GCATCATTACCATCATCGTGCTGGTTGTGGGCCTGGTGTTCCTGCTGGTGTTCTTATGCTTGTGCTGCAGACACTACGGTGCAG ggGGTGGCGGAGATCTGTGCAGGAAGCCCAGCGCCGTGGTGGTGAGTTGTGCTGGGCTTTGCTCTGCTTGCTCCCTGCATTGCTTGCATGGGAATGCTGTAGTGAGGGGGGGGTGGTTCACCTGCAGCCCCCGCTGCCAGGATGGGGGGCTCCAGCTTGGCTGCTCTGCGTTTCTCTTCCAGCAGAACAGACTGTTGCAGAGGATGGGGATTCAGGACAACAACTGCAATGAGCAGATCTACCtgaaccagcagcagcagcagcagctgctcgcCGCAGCGCAGGGCTCAGAGGTTCCCCGTGGTGTGGAGATGGAG GAGGTGGCACCAAGAACTTCAGATCCCAACGTGGAAACCCAGAAGAAGCTGGTTCCAGTGCCAGGAAAGGACCCCCTAAGCG TTTTGTCTTCCTCTTTCAACACCTTTGTCGAGTTTGTGCCCTTCCCTGAATGGAGGAGATTCGGCCGAACCCTCGGTCTGCGGGAAAACAACCTTTATCAGGCAGAGCAGAACGACAGAGGCTCAGGGGAGCCCTTATATCAGATGCTCAACATGTGGCTCAACAAAGAAGGCAGCAAAGCCTCCGTGAATACACTGCTGGAGACCCTGTCCCAGATCAACCTCAGCGGCGTGGCAGACCTAATTGCCTCCGAACTGGTTAGGAATGGATATTTCCAGTATGAAGTGAGCTGA
- the LOC125685252 gene encoding tumor necrosis factor receptor superfamily member 10B-like isoform X3 — translation MRSAALRLCPVLLLLLAKVHLGSAAAVKKRAGESDVLEPDLYSKKCPMGTYLANDSSKCLPCKKDEYTEYPNDFPKCLGCRTCREDQVEVSPCIPTRNTQCACKNGTFCLPDHPCEMCQKCQTRCPKGQMRIAPCTQHSDLQCGPPLDISFSFSTGIITIIVLVVGLVFLLVFLCLCCRHYGAGGGGDLCRKPSAVVQNRLLQRMGIQDNNCNEQIYLNQQQQQQLLAAAQGSEVPRGVEMEEVAPRTSDPNVETQKKLVPVPGKDPLSVLSSSFNTFVEFVPFPEWRRFGRTLGLRENNLYQAEQNDRGSGEPLYQMLNMWLNKEGSKASVNTLLETLSQINLSGVADLIASELVRNGYFQYEVS, via the exons ATGCGCTCAGCTGCGCTCCGCTTGTGCCCCGTCCTGCTGCTACTGTTGGCG AAGGTTCATTTGGGATCTGCTGCGGCAGTGAAGAAGCGGGCAGGCGAGTCAGATGTCCTGGAACCAGACCTCTACAGCAAAAAGTGTCCTATGG GCACCTATTTGGCAAATGACTCCTCCAAGTGCCTCCCATGTAAGAAAGATGAGTACACCGAGTATCCAAACGACTTCCCCAAGTGCCTGGGCTGCCGGACGTGTAGGGAAG ACCAGGTGGAGGTGAGTCCCTGCATCCCCACCAGGAACACGCAGTGCGCCTGCAAGAACGGCACCTTCTGCTTACCTGACCACCCCTGTGAGATGTGCCAAAAGTGCCAAACCCG GTGCCCCAAAGGACAAATGAGGATAGCTCCATGCACGCAGCACAGCGACCTGCAGTGCGGTCCTCCCTTGGACAtctccttcagcttctcca CAGGCATCATTACCATCATCGTGCTGGTTGTGGGCCTGGTGTTCCTGCTGGTGTTCTTATGCTTGTGCTGCAGACACTACGGTGCAG ggGGTGGCGGAGATCTGTGCAGGAAGCCCAGCGCCGTGGTG CAGAACAGACTGTTGCAGAGGATGGGGATTCAGGACAACAACTGCAATGAGCAGATCTACCtgaaccagcagcagcagcagcagctgctcgcCGCAGCGCAGGGCTCAGAGGTTCCCCGTGGTGTGGAGATGGAG GAGGTGGCACCAAGAACTTCAGATCCCAACGTGGAAACCCAGAAGAAGCTGGTTCCAGTGCCAGGAAAGGACCCCCTAAGCG TTTTGTCTTCCTCTTTCAACACCTTTGTCGAGTTTGTGCCCTTCCCTGAATGGAGGAGATTCGGCCGAACCCTCGGTCTGCGGGAAAACAACCTTTATCAGGCAGAGCAGAACGACAGAGGCTCAGGGGAGCCCTTATATCAGATGCTCAACATGTGGCTCAACAAAGAAGGCAGCAAAGCCTCCGTGAATACACTGCTGGAGACCCTGTCCCAGATCAACCTCAGCGGCGTGGCAGACCTAATTGCCTCCGAACTGGTTAGGAATGGATATTTCCAGTATGAAGTGAGCTGA
- the LOC125685252 gene encoding tumor necrosis factor receptor superfamily member 10A-like isoform X1: protein MRSAALRLCPVLLLLLAKVHLGSAAAVKKRAGESDVLEPDLYSKKCPMGTYLANDSSKCLPCKKDEYTEYPNDFPKCLGCRTCREDQVEVSPCIPTRNTQCACKNGTFCLPDHPCEMCQKCQTRCPKGQMRIAPCTQHSDLQCGPPLDISFSFSTGIITIIVLVVGLVFLLVFLCLCCRHYGAGGGGDLCRKPSAVVVSCAGLCSACSLHCLHGNAVVRGGWFTCSPRCQDGGLQLGCSAFLFQQNRLLQRMGIQDNNCNEQIYLNQQQQQQLLAAAQGSEVPRGVEMEEVAPRTSDPNVETQKKLVPVPGKDPLSVLSSSFNTFVEFVPFPEWRRFGRTLGLRENNLYQAEQNDRGSGEPLYQMLNMWLNKEGSKASVNTLLETLSQINLSGVADLIASELVRNGYFQYEVS, encoded by the exons ATGCGCTCAGCTGCGCTCCGCTTGTGCCCCGTCCTGCTGCTACTGTTGGCG AAGGTTCATTTGGGATCTGCTGCGGCAGTGAAGAAGCGGGCAGGCGAGTCAGATGTCCTGGAACCAGACCTCTACAGCAAAAAGTGTCCTATGG GCACCTATTTGGCAAATGACTCCTCCAAGTGCCTCCCATGTAAGAAAGATGAGTACACCGAGTATCCAAACGACTTCCCCAAGTGCCTGGGCTGCCGGACGTGTAGGGAAG ACCAGGTGGAGGTGAGTCCCTGCATCCCCACCAGGAACACGCAGTGCGCCTGCAAGAACGGCACCTTCTGCTTACCTGACCACCCCTGTGAGATGTGCCAAAAGTGCCAAACCCG GTGCCCCAAAGGACAAATGAGGATAGCTCCATGCACGCAGCACAGCGACCTGCAGTGCGGTCCTCCCTTGGACAtctccttcagcttctcca CAGGCATCATTACCATCATCGTGCTGGTTGTGGGCCTGGTGTTCCTGCTGGTGTTCTTATGCTTGTGCTGCAGACACTACGGTGCAG ggGGTGGCGGAGATCTGTGCAGGAAGCCCAGCGCCGTGGTGGTGAGTTGTGCTGGGCTTTGCTCTGCTTGCTCCCTGCATTGCTTGCATGGGAATGCTGTAGTGAGGGGGGGGTGGTTCACCTGCAGCCCCCGCTGCCAGGATGGGGGGCTCCAGCTTGGCTGCTCTGCGTTTCTCTTCCAGCAGAACAGACTGTTGCAGAGGATGGGGATTCAGGACAACAACTGCAATGAGCAGATCTACCtgaaccagcagcagcagcagcagctgctcgcCGCAGCGCAGGGCTCAGAGGTTCCCCGTGGTGTGGAGATGGAG GAGGTGGCACCAAGAACTTCAGATCCCAACGTGGAAACCCAGAAGAAGCTGGTTCCAGTGCCAGGAAAGGACCCCCTAAGCG TTTTGTCTTCCTCTTTCAACACCTTTGTCGAGTTTGTGCCCTTCCCTGAATGGAGGAGATTCGGCCGAACCCTCGGTCTGCGGGAAAACAACCTTTATCAGGCAGAGCAGAACGACAGAGGCTCAGGGGAGCCCTTATATCAGATGCTCAACATGTGGCTCAACAAAGAAGGCAGCAAAGCCTCCGTGAATACACTGCTGGAGACCCTGTCCCAGATCAACCTCAGCGGCGTGGCAGACCTAATTGCCTCCGAACTGGTTAGGAATGGATATTTCCAGTATGAAGTGAGCTGA